A stretch of DNA from Agrobacterium cucumeris:
ACCTCCTCCGAGACCGAAAGCGACGATGGCGTGGCCGAGGGCGTCTATAATGGCAGCGACGCTGCCAGCTCGATGCGCGGCTTTTCCAACGAGATCGAAGATTACGAACAGCAGGATCAAGGGGGCCCAAATGGTCTTCAGGGGCAAAATATCCTTTCGCTCGACAGCATTGCGGCAAAAACCCAGGCGCTCACGGACGGCCGCATTCTGGACGCTGAGCTCAAGCCGCGCCGCAACGGCCTCAGATACGAACTCAAAGTCCTGGAAAATGACGACCGGTTGCGACGATACTCCTTCGACGCGCATAACGGCCGTCTCATCGGAGTGAAGTGAACCATGCGCGTTCTCATCGCCGAAGATGATAAACGGATCGCTCAGTCTCTCTCGATTGCGCTTGCGGCTGCCGGTTTCGTGACAGAGATCTCGCTTGATGGCGAGGACGCCTGGTTTCGAGGCGAAACCGAGGCATTTGATGCCGTCATCTTAGATCTCGGCCTTCCAGGCCTCGACGGACTGACCATTCTCAAGCGATGGCGCCGCGACGGCAGGGCTGCGCCGGTTCTCATCCTGACAGCCCGCGGAGACTGGAGCGAACGGGTCGAAGGTATCGAATCCGGTGCAGATGATTATGTCGTGAAGCCTTTCAGGATGGAGGAAGTCGTCGCGCGTATCCGGGCGCTGGTGAGGCGCGCAGCCGGCTTTTCCTCGCCGAACATCACGATAGGCCGCTACACGCTGGACACGCGGCTGAAACAGGTCTCGATCGGAGGATTGCCCGTCGCACTCTCTCCCCAGGAATACCGCCTGTTAGCCTTCATGGCGCACAGGCCGGGGAAGGTCGTTTCCCAGCTGGAAATCACGGAACATCTCTATGCACAGGATGACGACCGCCTGTCCAACGCCGTCGAGGTGCTGGTCGGGCGGCTTCGCCGCCGACTGGGCGCCGATATCATCATTACACGCAGAGGGTTGGGATATCTCCTGGGCGGCGATGCCGCATGAAATCACGATCGCTGAAATCCCGCATGATCGTGGCCGGCGCGGTGTGGATTTTTTTCGCGCTCATACTTGCCGGTTCTGCAATATCCTATCTGTTCATTGAAAATGTCGAAAAGGGAGTTCGGTCCGATCTCAGCGCGACACTCTCGCGGCTCGTTGCCATCATCGACCTTGATGCGCGGCAAGATCGGCCCCGTCTGACACGACAGCTGCCCGACCCGAGATATGAAACCCCGTTTAGCGGCGTTTACTGGCAGATCACCGACATAGACAATCAAAAGGCGCTGCGCTCGCGCTCCCTGTGGGATAAAAATCTCGAGACGGAGGTGAGCACCGATGGCGAGCATTTCGCCAGTATTGACGGCCCGGCGGGCCAATCCCTGCTGGCACTGTCGTTGACGACGCGCTTCAAGGCGAGGGACATTGAACGTCACTATCAGATCGTCGTCGCACTGGACCGTTCCATCCTCGACGAAACCATTCACAAATTTGCATGGGAAATGACCGCGGCGCTCGCCGTACTCGGTGCGTCGCTCGTCCTTGCCGCCCTGTTGCAGGTTCATTTCGGCCTCCTGCCGTTCCGGCAGTTAAAGAGTGAAGTCGAGATCATTCGCAAGGGCGCCGCGACCTCGCTGGAGAGCGAATATCCGACAGAGGTGTATCCGCTTGTTGCCGAAGTGAACGAACTGTTGAAACTGCAGGAAACATCGATCGAATTTGCAAGGGCGCGCGCTTCCGATCTTGCGCACGGATTGAAGACGCCCCTCTCCGTCCTAGTGACGGTTGCCGAGGACCTCAGACGCCGTGGCGAAACGTCCGCCGCGTCTGTCCTGTTCGATCTGT
This window harbors:
- a CDS encoding sensor histidine kinase — protein: MKSRSLKSRMIVAGAVWIFFALILAGSAISYLFIENVEKGVRSDLSATLSRLVAIIDLDARQDRPRLTRQLPDPRYETPFSGVYWQITDIDNQKALRSRSLWDKNLETEVSTDGEHFASIDGPAGQSLLALSLTTRFKARDIERHYQIVVALDRSILDETIHKFAWEMTAALAVLGASLVLAALLQVHFGLLPFRQLKSEVEIIRKGAATSLESEYPTEVYPLVAEVNELLKLQETSIEFARARASDLAHGLKTPLSVLVTVAEDLRRRGETSAASVLFDLSEEMNSRVDYQLKLSKLRQRARLHTLRAPLGSIVSRAVAVLKKTKEGEQLNWQIDMTQNIDVDIDENDLVELVGVVLENAAKWATSTVRVSASRRKDVAELRIFDDGPGIGQSDLKLIGKRGQRFDESVGGSGLGLAIATEILAINHGSILFEGDQGVGTLVIVRLPLAV
- a CDS encoding PepSY domain-containing protein, producing MKPTKPKRCVRYSVVLALMLSTVVHARAYAEDDTGAGAESETSSETESDDGVAEGVYNGSDAASSMRGFSNEIEDYEQQDQGGPNGLQGQNILSLDSIAAKTQALTDGRILDAELKPRRNGLRYELKVLENDDRLRRYSFDAHNGRLIGVK
- a CDS encoding response regulator transcription factor, which translates into the protein MRVLIAEDDKRIAQSLSIALAAAGFVTEISLDGEDAWFRGETEAFDAVILDLGLPGLDGLTILKRWRRDGRAAPVLILTARGDWSERVEGIESGADDYVVKPFRMEEVVARIRALVRRAAGFSSPNITIGRYTLDTRLKQVSIGGLPVALSPQEYRLLAFMAHRPGKVVSQLEITEHLYAQDDDRLSNAVEVLVGRLRRRLGADIIITRRGLGYLLGGDAA